The following are encoded together in the Parabacteroides chongii genome:
- a CDS encoding SMP-30/gluconolactonase/LRE family protein, whose translation MLTVPLITGSSCKFTPKELHSDLAFKAEATTGEGSIWHPDRNTLFWVDIEGQTLYEYYPDKQDCKTWEFDRMVSTVVPETDSTVVVSLQDEIVRVNLNDGSLSSVAPIPDHEGKVRCNDGKCDPAGRLWIGTMGFGAPKDAGTLYTVDSDGTVTTKLKAVTISNGIVWSANKKYMYYNDTPTGKVARYRYDEKSGEILFDGIAVTLPAGSGAPDGMTIDGNDNLWVAQWGGFGVYCYCPYTGELLAKVEVPAPNVASCAFGGKDMDTLYITTARAGLSKEQLEEYPLSGSLFVCKPGTSGPKPYKFK comes from the coding sequence ATGTTGACAGTACCTCTTATCACGGGCTCATCATGTAAATTTACTCCGAAAGAACTTCATTCGGACCTGGCATTTAAAGCGGAAGCAACAACCGGCGAAGGCTCTATCTGGCATCCGGACAGGAATACGTTATTCTGGGTAGACATTGAAGGGCAGACGTTGTATGAATATTATCCGGATAAGCAGGATTGTAAAACATGGGAATTTGATCGCATGGTTTCGACTGTCGTGCCGGAGACAGACAGTACGGTTGTCGTTTCTCTTCAAGATGAGATTGTACGGGTGAATCTGAATGACGGAAGTCTGTCGTCGGTAGCTCCGATTCCCGACCATGAGGGGAAAGTCAGATGCAACGACGGCAAATGTGATCCGGCTGGCCGTTTGTGGATAGGGACAATGGGTTTTGGTGCTCCTAAAGATGCAGGGACATTATACACAGTTGATTCTGACGGTACGGTGACGACCAAGTTGAAGGCGGTGACTATTTCTAACGGGATTGTTTGGTCGGCGAATAAAAAGTATATGTATTATAATGATACTCCGACCGGTAAGGTGGCTCGTTACCGGTATGATGAAAAGTCGGGAGAGATCCTGTTCGATGGTATTGCTGTCACATTGCCGGCGGGTTCGGGTGCTCCTGACGGAATGACAATCGATGGCAACGATAATTTATGGGTGGCTCAATGGGGCGGTTTCGGTGTGTACTGCTATTGCCCTTACACGGGCGAGCTGCTGGCAAAAGTAGAAGTTCCGGCTCCTAACGTCGCTTCCTGTGCATTCGGGGGCAAGGATATGGATACGCTCTACATTACAACGGCACGGGCCGGACTTTCGAAGGAACAATTGGAAGAATACCCTCTTAGCGGCAGTCTTTTTGTTTGTAAACCCGGAACAAGCGGACCGAAGCCTTACAAATTTAAGTAA
- a CDS encoding DNA topoisomerase IV subunit B produces MEELNSTMQQPTAYNDDDIKTLDWMEHIRRRPGMYIGKLGDGSYADDGIYVLLKEVLDNSIDEYMMGYGKTIEVTVEEGTVSVRDYGRGVPLGKVVDVSSKMNTGAKYDSKAFKKSVGLNGVGIKAVNALSSYFLITSFRDGECKRVEYNKAIITEESGIQPTTEANGTLTYFIPDKEIFKEYQYKDEFIESLLKNYVFLNSGLTIMYNGKKFHSRNGLVDLLNENMTTEPLYPIIHLNGEDIEVVITHSNQYGEEYYSFVNGQYTTQGGTHLSAFRETLGRVIKEYYNKNFEYSDIRAGIVAAISIKVEEPVFESQTKTKLGSKDIGPEGPTVAKFVGDFIKKELDNYLHKNTDTSEALLRKILESEKERKAIAGVTKLARERAKKANLHNKKLRDCRIHLNDAKGDRTEESCIFITEGDSASGSITKSRDPNLQAVFSLRGKPLNSFGLTKKIVYENEEFNLLQAALNIEDGLEGLRYNKVIIATDADVDGMHIRLLLITFFLQFFPDLIKRNHVYILQTPLFRVRNKQKTYYCYSEEERLAAIQAVGKNPEITRFKGLGEISPDEFRNFIGKDMRLDPVTMKKEDLVKDMLEFYMGKNTMERQNFIIDNLVVEEDVVN; encoded by the coding sequence ATGGAAGAACTGAATTCAACAATGCAACAACCGACAGCGTATAATGACGACGATATCAAGACGCTGGATTGGATGGAACATATCCGCCGGCGCCCAGGTATGTATATTGGTAAATTGGGAGATGGCAGCTATGCGGATGATGGTATCTATGTATTGCTGAAAGAGGTACTCGACAACTCTATCGACGAATACATGATGGGGTATGGCAAAACCATAGAAGTGACCGTGGAAGAAGGAACCGTCTCTGTCAGGGACTATGGCCGCGGTGTTCCTCTGGGAAAGGTGGTCGACGTTTCCAGCAAGATGAATACAGGTGCCAAGTACGACAGTAAGGCTTTTAAAAAGTCTGTCGGACTGAACGGTGTCGGTATCAAAGCCGTGAACGCCCTGAGCAGTTATTTCCTGATCACCAGTTTCCGTGACGGAGAATGCAAGCGGGTCGAATACAACAAGGCAATCATCACCGAAGAATCCGGTATCCAGCCGACTACCGAAGCAAACGGGACGCTAACCTATTTCATTCCCGACAAAGAGATTTTCAAGGAATACCAGTATAAGGACGAGTTTATCGAGAGCCTTCTGAAGAATTATGTCTTTCTAAACTCGGGTCTGACCATTATGTACAACGGGAAAAAGTTCCACTCACGTAACGGACTGGTCGACCTGTTGAATGAAAATATGACCACCGAACCTCTCTATCCGATCATCCACCTGAACGGAGAAGACATCGAGGTGGTTATCACCCATAGCAATCAATACGGCGAAGAATATTACTCTTTCGTGAACGGTCAGTACACGACACAGGGAGGAACGCATCTTTCCGCTTTCCGTGAAACGCTGGGACGTGTCATTAAAGAGTATTACAACAAGAACTTCGAATATTCGGATATCCGTGCGGGTATCGTTGCCGCCATCAGCATCAAGGTAGAAGAGCCGGTGTTCGAGAGCCAGACAAAAACCAAGCTGGGTTCCAAAGATATAGGTCCCGAAGGTCCGACTGTGGCTAAATTTGTCGGTGACTTTATCAAGAAAGAGCTGGATAACTATCTCCATAAGAACACCGATACTTCAGAAGCGTTGCTGCGTAAGATACTGGAGTCGGAAAAAGAACGCAAGGCCATTGCCGGCGTAACCAAACTGGCACGCGAAAGAGCCAAAAAGGCGAACCTGCATAATAAGAAACTGCGTGACTGTCGTATCCACCTGAATGATGCCAAAGGCGACCGTACGGAAGAAAGTTGCATCTTCATCACCGAGGGTGACTCGGCAAGCGGATCCATCACGAAGAGCCGCGACCCGAACCTGCAGGCTGTTTTCAGTTTGCGCGGTAAGCCGCTCAACAGTTTCGGCCTGACTAAAAAGATCGTTTACGAAAATGAAGAGTTCAACCTGCTGCAAGCCGCTCTGAATATTGAAGACGGCCTGGAAGGTCTGAGATATAACAAAGTCATTATTGCTACCGATGCCGATGTCGACGGTATGCACATCCGCCTGTTGCTGATCACTTTCTTTTTGCAGTTCTTCCCCGACCTGATCAAACGGAATCATGTCTATATCCTGCAAACTCCGCTTTTCCGTGTACGTAACAAGCAAAAGACGTATTATTGCTATTCGGAAGAAGAACGGCTGGCAGCCATCCAGGCTGTCGGAAAGAATCCGGAGATTACCCGATTCAAAGGTTTGGGAGAAATCTCACCGGACGAGTTCCGCAACTTTATCGGCAAAGACATGCGTCTCGACCCGGTAACAATGAAAAAAGAAGACCTGGTGAAAGATATGCTTGAATTTTATATGGGTAAGAACACCATGGAAAGACAGAACTTTATCATCGATAACCTGGTTGTAGAAGAGGACGTTGTTAATTGA
- the coaD gene encoding pantetheine-phosphate adenylyltransferase encodes MDTSPDNCQLSIVNCQLNKRIALFPGTFDPFTIGHQSLVSRGLALVDEIIISIGINDKKQTYFSLEKRVEAIRSLYKDEPRVKVMSYDSLTVDFAKEVGAGFIMRGIRTVNDFEYEKSIADVNRKLSGIETFILFTEPEHTHISSSIVRELLRYGKDISLFVPKGTNLY; translated from the coding sequence ATGGATACCTCTCCCGATAATTGTCAATTGTCAATTGTCAATTGTCAATTAAATAAGCGTATCGCCTTGTTCCCCGGAACATTCGATCCTTTTACGATCGGACATCAGTCACTGGTAAGCCGCGGGCTGGCACTGGTCGACGAGATCATTATTTCTATCGGTATCAACGACAAGAAACAGACCTACTTCTCACTCGAAAAACGGGTCGAAGCCATCCGCAGTCTCTATAAAGACGAACCGCGGGTAAAAGTAATGTCGTACGATTCGTTGACCGTCGATTTTGCCAAAGAAGTCGGTGCCGGTTTTATCATGCGCGGCATCCGTACCGTCAACGATTTCGAATACGAGAAGAGCATCGCCGATGTCAACCGTAAACTGAGCGGCATCGAAACGTTCATTCTCTTTACAGAGCCTGAACATACGCACATCAGTTCCAGCATTGTACGCGAACTGCTGCGGTATGGCAAAGATATTTCACTGTTCGTTCCGAAGGGAACCAACTTATATTGA
- a CDS encoding S41 family peptidase translates to MKRIVVSLLVLMVAITTAVAQKPNPDARKLSMALYAISNLYVDPVDDSKLVEDAIIGMLEKLDPHSNYMDPEETKEMTEPLQGNFDGIGIQFNMLTDTLYVIQVIPGGPSEKVGLVAGDRIIMVDDTLIAGVKMKTTDIMKRLRGPKGTEVSIKVLRNKNPELIEFKIIRGKIPVTSLDAAYMADKQTGYIKLNRFAASSADEFRDALAKLKKQGMKNLILDLQGNGGGYLNIAIELADEFLDKDKLIVYTEGNKQPRDEAKSTVKGNFEEGRLVIMVDESSASASEILSGAVQDWDRGVVVGRRTFGKGLVQKPIPMPDGSMIRLTVARYYTPTGRSIQKHYENGKLEDYQHDLIDRYNRGELMSADSIHFPDSMKYNTLETKRIVYGGGGIMPDVFIPVDTTRYTDYHRNLVASGLVNRVSMSYLDRNRAAMTKNYPKFSQYKKDFVVPEETLQELIELGKGEKIEFNEEQYNRSKPLITLQIKALIARDLYDMAEYFQIINDDNPSFKEALRIINDEAVYNKELGK, encoded by the coding sequence ATGAAACGAATCGTAGTATCCCTGCTTGTCCTGATGGTCGCCATCACGACGGCAGTGGCCCAGAAACCGAATCCCGATGCCCGTAAATTATCCATGGCGTTATATGCCATCTCGAATCTCTATGTAGATCCGGTGGATGATTCCAAGCTGGTGGAAGATGCGATCATCGGCATGCTGGAAAAACTGGACCCGCATTCCAACTATATGGATCCGGAAGAGACAAAAGAGATGACTGAACCGTTGCAAGGCAACTTTGACGGTATCGGTATCCAGTTCAATATGCTGACAGATACATTATATGTTATCCAGGTAATCCCCGGCGGTCCTTCCGAAAAGGTTGGTCTGGTAGCCGGCGACCGTATCATCATGGTCGACGATACATTGATCGCCGGTGTTAAAATGAAAACGACTGACATCATGAAACGCCTGCGCGGACCGAAAGGGACCGAGGTCAGCATAAAGGTGTTGCGTAATAAGAATCCGGAGCTGATCGAATTCAAGATCATCCGTGGTAAGATCCCTGTAACCAGCCTGGATGCCGCCTATATGGCAGACAAGCAGACCGGCTATATCAAGCTGAACCGTTTTGCCGCCTCCTCAGCAGACGAGTTCCGTGACGCTCTTGCCAAGCTGAAGAAACAGGGAATGAAGAACCTGATCCTCGACCTGCAAGGAAATGGCGGAGGCTATCTCAATATCGCTATCGAACTGGCGGATGAATTTCTAGATAAAGACAAACTGATCGTTTACACAGAAGGAAACAAACAACCGCGTGATGAAGCAAAGTCAACGGTAAAAGGAAACTTTGAAGAAGGCCGCCTGGTCATTATGGTAGACGAATCGTCGGCTTCTGCCAGCGAGATCCTGTCCGGTGCCGTACAAGACTGGGACCGTGGTGTAGTTGTCGGTCGCCGCACATTCGGTAAAGGACTGGTTCAGAAACCAATCCCTATGCCGGATGGTTCAATGATCCGTCTGACAGTAGCCCGTTATTACACACCTACCGGACGAAGTATCCAGAAACATTATGAGAACGGTAAACTGGAGGACTACCAGCACGACCTGATCGACCGCTATAATCGTGGCGAACTGATGAGTGCCGACAGCATCCATTTCCCTGATTCAATGAAATACAATACACTGGAGACTAAACGTATCGTTTACGGCGGCGGCGGTATCATGCCCGACGTATTTATCCCTGTAGACACAACCCGCTATACCGATTACCACCGTAATCTGGTAGCCAGCGGACTGGTGAACCGTGTTTCCATGAGTTATCTGGACCGCAACCGTGCCGCGATGACCAAGAATTATCCGAAGTTCAGCCAGTACAAGAAAGATTTCGTTGTTCCTGAAGAGACATTACAGGAATTGATCGAACTGGGCAAAGGTGAGAAGATCGAGTTCAACGAAGAACAATACAATCGTTCCAAGCCACTTATCACTCTTCAGATAAAGGCTCTGATCGCCCGCGACCTGTACGATATGGCCGAATATTTCCAGATCATCAACGACGATAATCCCAGTTTCAAGGAAGCTCTCCGCATCATCAATGACGAGGCTGTTTATAATAAGGAGCTGGGGAAGTAG